From bacterium, one genomic window encodes:
- the fusA gene encoding elongation factor G, with amino-acid sequence MPRSAQLSETRNIGIMAHIDAGKTTTTERILFYTGVNYKIGEVHDGAATMDWMQQEQERGITITSAATTCSWRDHRINIIDTPGHVDFTVEVERSLRVLDGAVAVFCAVGGVEPQSETVWRQADNYRVPRVAFVNKMDRMGADFDNVVSMIEDRLGARPLPLQLPIGSEDAFVGVVDLLSEKALLWDDESLGAEFRTEAIPAELAEDAELALDQLVERIADFDDEVMAKYLEGETVPVEELRAAIRRSTLALEVVPVFCGSAFKNKGVQPLLDAVVDFLPSPADVPAVEGEEVATKKKGPKNARAGEEPKVVTREPSDDEPFSALVFKIQSDKHSGSLAYLRVYSGTAKSGEGLLDATSGRKERVNKFLQMHANKRQEVDEVHAGDIVAAVGLKNVVTGHTLCSPKAPLILESLEFPDPVISIAIEPKTTADMDKLDQSLERLAVEDPSFKTSTDEETGQKIISGMGELHLEIIVDRLLREFGVDANVGRPQVAYKETISATAEGVGEYVKQGAAAAGEFAIVKIEAVPGETGSGFVFENALDGSAIPFEFIEAIEQGCAESVDSGHLGGYPVVDVKLRLLDAQLHETDSSERAFGIAASMAANDALGKASPVLLEPIMNVEVVTPEEFRGAVQGDLNGRRGQITGIEMRASNQVVQAEVPLSEMFGYVSSVRSMTQGRASYTMQFGHYLQVPDNILQSIINPYG; translated from the coding sequence ATGCCTCGAAGTGCGCAGCTCTCGGAGACCAGAAACATCGGCATCATGGCGCACATCGATGCCGGCAAGACGACGACGACCGAGCGGATCCTCTTCTACACGGGCGTCAACTACAAGATTGGAGAAGTTCACGACGGCGCGGCCACGATGGACTGGATGCAGCAGGAGCAGGAACGCGGGATCACGATCACGTCCGCGGCCACGACCTGCAGCTGGCGGGACCATCGGATCAACATCATCGACACCCCGGGACACGTCGACTTCACGGTCGAGGTCGAGCGTTCGCTCCGGGTGCTGGACGGCGCAGTTGCCGTCTTCTGTGCAGTCGGTGGGGTGGAGCCGCAGAGCGAAACGGTCTGGCGACAGGCGGACAACTACAGAGTCCCCCGCGTGGCTTTCGTGAACAAAATGGATCGAATGGGTGCAGATTTCGACAACGTGGTCTCGATGATCGAGGACCGTCTCGGAGCCCGGCCGCTGCCTCTGCAGCTGCCGATCGGCTCGGAGGACGCGTTCGTCGGCGTCGTGGATCTGCTGTCGGAGAAGGCGCTCCTCTGGGACGACGAGAGCCTCGGCGCCGAGTTTCGAACCGAGGCCATTCCGGCCGAGCTGGCCGAGGATGCGGAGCTCGCCCTCGATCAGCTCGTCGAGCGGATCGCGGACTTCGACGACGAGGTGATGGCGAAGTACCTGGAAGGGGAGACGGTTCCGGTGGAGGAGCTCCGTGCAGCGATCCGCCGAAGCACGCTCGCGCTCGAGGTCGTCCCGGTCTTCTGTGGAAGCGCCTTCAAGAACAAGGGCGTCCAGCCGCTGCTCGACGCGGTCGTCGACTTTCTTCCTTCGCCGGCCGACGTGCCCGCGGTCGAAGGCGAAGAAGTCGCGACGAAGAAGAAGGGGCCCAAGAACGCGCGCGCCGGCGAGGAGCCGAAGGTCGTCACGCGTGAGCCCAGTGACGACGAGCCCTTCTCGGCTCTCGTCTTCAAGATCCAGTCGGACAAGCACTCGGGAAGCCTCGCCTACCTCCGCGTCTACTCGGGAACGGCGAAATCCGGCGAGGGACTCCTCGACGCGACCTCGGGCAGGAAGGAGCGCGTCAACAAGTTCCTTCAGATGCACGCGAACAAGCGGCAGGAAGTGGACGAGGTTCACGCCGGGGACATCGTCGCCGCCGTCGGCCTCAAGAACGTCGTGACCGGCCATACGCTCTGCTCGCCGAAGGCGCCTCTGATCCTCGAGTCGCTCGAGTTCCCCGATCCGGTCATCTCGATCGCGATCGAGCCCAAGACCACGGCAGACATGGACAAGCTCGACCAGTCTCTCGAGCGCCTCGCCGTCGAGGACCCGTCGTTCAAGACGTCGACGGACGAAGAGACGGGCCAGAAGATCATCTCCGGGATGGGCGAGCTCCACCTCGAGATCATCGTCGATCGCCTGCTCCGCGAGTTCGGCGTCGACGCGAACGTCGGCCGGCCGCAGGTCGCGTACAAGGAGACGATCTCCGCGACGGCCGAAGGCGTCGGCGAGTACGTGAAGCAGGGCGCCGCGGCCGCGGGTGAATTCGCGATCGTGAAGATCGAGGCCGTGCCCGGCGAGACCGGATCGGGCTTCGTCTTCGAGAACGCTCTCGACGGAAGCGCCATCCCCTTCGAGTTCATCGAGGCGATCGAGCAGGGCTGTGCCGAGTCCGTCGACTCCGGGCACCTCGGTGGCTACCCGGTCGTCGACGTGAAGCTCCGACTGCTGGACGCACAGCTCCACGAGACCGATTCCTCCGAGCGGGCCTTCGGGATCGCCGCTTCGATGGCCGCCAACGACGCCCTCGGCAAGGCCTCGCCGGTCCTCCTCGAGCCGATCATGAACGTCGAGGTCGTGACGCCGGAGGAGTTCCGTGGTGCGGTGCAGGGTGATCTGAACGGACGTCGCGGCCAGATCACGGGCATCGAGATGCGCGCCTCGAACCAGGTCGTGCAAGCCGAGGTCCCGCTCTCCGAGATGTTCGGCTACGTGAGCAGCGTGCGCTCCATGACGCAGGGTCGCGCCAGCTACACGATGCAGTTCGGTCACTACCTGCAGGTCCCCGACAACATCCTGCAGTCGATCATCAATCCCTACGGCTGA
- the rpsG gene encoding 30S ribosomal protein S7: MPRRREVPKRETAPDSKHGDQMLGRFINVIMRDGKKSTAENIVYGAFDEIENKMRSDPLAMFRRALDNIRPRLEVKSRRVGGANYQVPIEISPNRATSLAMRWLVEYSRSRPGKSMKEKLANEIIDAANERGESVKKREDTHRMAEANKAFAHYRW, from the coding sequence CGAGACGGCACCGGACTCCAAGCACGGAGACCAGATGCTCGGCCGCTTCATCAACGTGATCATGCGCGACGGAAAGAAGAGCACCGCCGAGAACATCGTGTACGGCGCCTTCGACGAGATCGAGAACAAGATGCGCAGCGACCCGCTGGCGATGTTCCGGCGAGCGCTCGACAACATCCGGCCCCGACTCGAGGTGAAGAGCCGGCGTGTCGGTGGTGCGAACTACCAGGTGCCGATCGAGATCTCGCCGAATCGTGCGACGTCGCTCGCTATGCGCTGGCTCGTCGAGTACTCCCGCTCTCGCCCGGGGAAGAGCATGAAGGAGAAGCTCGCCAACGAAATCATCGATGCGGCGAACGAGCGGGGCGAGAGCGTCAAGAAGCGCGAAGACACCCACCGAATGGCGGAAGCCAACAAGGCCTTCGCTCACTATCGGTGGTAA